The following proteins are co-located in the Microtus ochrogaster isolate Prairie Vole_2 unplaced genomic scaffold, MicOch1.0 UNK87, whole genome shotgun sequence genome:
- the LOC101996017 gene encoding HLA class I histocompatibility antigen, A-25 alpha chain-like, translating into MRTLASQTLLLLLLVTLALTKGSYRLSHFQTLLTWPGLVESQFISASYVNDTQFMGFNSRAENLSVEHRAPWVDQQEPQYWLEETQSILQEKNFFQEVMKKALRIYNQSMSGYHTIQRRYGCIVLPRGYFNRGFHELTFGGQDYIALNEDLCTWTSACKAAKRIRQEWERAGFAEEVKTYLKDECVELLLAQLHYGEEILLRTDAPKILVTHKVRTDRKITLRCLALNFYPAEITLTWQRDGSNQTLDVELVETRPAGDGTFQKWAAVVVPSGEEQRYTCHVHHEGLPEPLTLRWEPPQPSVPIMPIVTGPVLGAVLIGAVVTSLMWKRRTKG; encoded by the exons ATGAGGACCCTTGCATCCCAGactctcctcctgctgctcctggtCACCCTGGCTCTGACCAAAG GTTCATACCGGCTGAGCCATTTCCAAACCCTCCTGACCTGGCCCGGCCTCGTGGAATCCCAGTTCATCTCTGCCAGCTATGTGAACGACACACAATTCATGGGATTCAACAGCAGGGCAGAGAATCTGAGCGTGGAGCACCGGGCACCGTGGGTGGATCAGCAGGAGCCACAGTATTGGTTGGAGGAGACACAGAGCATCttgcaagaaaaaaatttcttccaAGAAGTAATGAAGAAAGCGCTCCGCATCTATAACCAGAGCATGTCTG GATATCACACAATCCAGAGGAGGTATGGCTGCATTGTGCTGCCCAGAGGGTACTTCAATCGCGGGTTCCACGAATTAACCTTCGGTGGCCAGGATTACATCGCACTGAACGAGGACCTGTGCACCTGGACCTCGGCATGCAAGGCTGCTAAGAGGATCAGGCAAGAGTGGGAAAGGGCAGGGTTTGCAGAAGAGGTGAAGACTTACTTGAAGGATGAATGCGTTGAGTTGCTCCTGGCACAGCTGCACTACGGGGAGGAGATTTTGCTGAGAACAG ACGCTCCCAAAATCCTTGTAACCCATAAAGTCAGAACTGACAGAAAAATCACCCTGAGGTGCTTGGCCCTGAACTTCTACCCTGCTGAGATCACCCTGACCTGGCAGAGGGATGGGAGCAACCAAACTCTGGATGTAGAGCTGGTGGAGACCAGGCCTGCAGGggatggaaccttccagaagtggGCAGCTGTGGTGGTGCCTTCTGGGGAGGAGCAGAGATACACATGCCATGTGCACCATGAGGGGCTGCCTGAGCCCCTCACCCTGAGATGGG AGCCTCCTCAGCCCTCGGTCCCCATCATGCCAATTGTGACTGGCCCGGTCCTTGGAGCTGTGCTGATCGGAGCTGTGGTGACTTCTctgatgtggaagaggaggactAAAG GATAG